In Besnoitia besnoiti strain Bb-Ger1 chromosome IX, whole genome shotgun sequence, a single genomic region encodes these proteins:
- a CDS encoding transporter, major facilitator family protein (encoded by transcript BESB_013200), translated as MIATQAHPDFPPQQRITIVHAPGSCAPADASAGSLAAAADPRACGAKAPARKTSGKNAKRAVVLFSEARDGCLVGGVWTEKETRLSDCEKPRGELSAGDGSGVFSLAPTAADYSYDMTRGSSGVDGQAGGGTAGRRCRSTNSGTGYELFDEGRPRARELPSLRCFSGPCSSERIERRTDGPSGREEPSRTEDRSGGGRRQGAERGKTGMRAVGSRQQQSSGAAAGGGRSNVGGARESAVELQKREADGGMSLEMREALQQQRRNEVKIMCVFCLMFALEVFVNFDSGVVPAILLTLQEHFHMDGAAAGLLGSLPYIGLVASSPFVGRGLTTFSPKWFCLITMVVNLLATGLLGLAYYKWMLFLSRLLIGLSQSGFSIYAPVWVDQFAPAEKLTLWMGLAQGGVVVGTMLGCVIAGSFDTAARNGVQSISWRYALLIQAIALFILLAIWLCVPQRFVDINMAQSLGDTPHDAAYADAAGAALLEEAEEGDGVGKRQGSAETMASASGVDSSPVHLASSPRFPREDTEGESERSPSVSGPEARRAGRAREAPEAARDEEESQAEAAGVESAGGKRYSGSRSRRLSALQMTMVPLPARRATADDEEAGRGGDAAAAGGGGAAQTGGAPRGAKVPRRVRSSECSSCESIPQFRKDLISNLLPLDFIATSPTFTRRASQTNPGPAPGSVNAARAAISSAATAGGSDAAVPRPTGDVPVTLLDLSDIQQASTGADYLVSGSPESARELTTLSRLGPPPSSSPEAAAAAAAALEEGRELLPGEGATRRRSRNASSSAQRVSFSHPMLRGDHRSCASVPEMGLGQPHGPRGARAGPGASLSLAQISARHPLVGGGLRASSISGAAEPAGGNLNRAGSTVSEVQYQMTFLTPHSTTLAFEAFNWAAGTADPLLLVRTDGRPQGAAEGGTGEVGGVAGGPSVFVPSLAHRRRSTASSSVSEHVQAARLPGGAGSLRERPAVGRPTTEAPGAATTLESEEAGGGVRGGRTERSSSSAAPVASLVGRRRRTGSDAEDRAREGAADLEGASSQAGGDADDGDWVASTRRRSTSSSTGQRRLTALATGGAALEPEPHVEALSTAPRTFGVWQSIQMLFESPIYVCVTVALCALFFEVTAIQFWSITYFQQELKVPGAQVLLAFNVTAATAPIVGVLAGGWFIDYLGGYKNEKGMLRTLLILGSWAVICLIFGLCASWVANFVAIICFIWGILFFGGGILPAATGIVIASVPLEVRAFGSGFCMMIYNVFGYVLGTLVPGAIIQAAGLTWGMRVVFLWSIFGVGGLLAASIVAWRLRIKPAYVSYRDEARVNSEVEIQEVRREE; from the exons ATGATAGCCACTCAGGCACACCCCGACTTCCCGCCCCAACAGAGAATTACCATCGTCCACGCCCCCGGTTcctgcgcgcccgctgacgcctctgcgggcagccttgcggccgccgcagatccACGCGCATGTGGCGccaaggcgcccgcgcggaagacgtcGGGGAAGAATGCGAAACGCGCAGTCGTGTTGTTCAGTGAAGCCCGCGACGGTTGCCTCGTTGGCGGGGTGTGGACTGAGAAGGAAACCCGTCTCTCAGACTGCGAGAAGCCCCGGGGGGAGctctccgcgggcgacggctcAGGGGTTTTTTCTTTGGCGCCAACCGCTGCAGATTATTCGTACGATAtgacgcgaggaagcagcggagTCGACGGCCAAGCGGGCGGGGGGACCGCTGGGCGGCGGTGCCGCAGCACCAACTCCGGGACTGGCTATGAGTTGTTTGACGaagggaggccgcgagctcgcgagctgccttcgctgcgctgcttctctgGCCCCTGCTCTTCAGAGAGAATTGAACGGCGGACGGACGGCCCCAGCGGGCGCGAAGAACCGAGTAGAACTGAAGatcgcagcggcggcggacgacggcagggcgcagagcgcggaaAGACGGGCATGAGGGCGGTCGGGTCCAGACAGCAGCAAAGCagtggcgcggcggcaggtggaggaagaagcaacgtgggcggcgcgcgggagagtgcagtcgagctgcagaagcgagaaGCTGATGGCGGAATGTCGCTGGagatgcgcgaggcgctgcagcagcagcggaggaacGAGGTGAAGATTATGTGCGTCTTTTGCCTCATGTTCGCACTAGAAGTGTTTGTCAACTTCGACTCGGGCGTCGTGCCGGCGATTCTGCTCACGCTGCAGGAGCATTTCCACATGgatggcgccgctgcaggccttcTCGGCTCCCTGCCCTACATTGGACTCGTCGCCTCGAGCCCCTTCGTTGGGCGCGGCCTCACGACGTTCTCCCCAAAGTGGTTCTGCCTCATCACCATGGTCGTAAATCTCCTCGCCACAGGGCTTCTGGGTCTCGCCTACTACAAGTGGatgctcttcctctcccgcctcctcATCGGCCTCTCGCAGTCCGGATTCTCCATCTACGCGCCTGTCTGGGTTGACCAATTCGCCCCTGCGGAGAAGCTCACTCTGTGGATGGGCCTTGCACAGGGAGGCGTCGTCGTTGGCACCATG CTGGGATGTGTCATTGCAGGCTCCTTCGACACTGCCGCACGCAACGGAGTGCAATCCATCTCGTGGCGCTACGCCTTGCTCATCCAGGCCATCGCACTCTTCATTCTTCTGGCGATCTGGCTTTGCGTTCCGCAGCGTTTTGTGGATATCAACATGGCGCAG AGCCTCGGAGACACACCCCACGACGCGGCGTACGCGGATGCAGCCGGGGCGGCCCTTttggaggaagcggaagagggAGATGGCGTTGGGAAGCGACAGGGGTCTGCGGAGACCATGGCTTCAGCGTCAGGCGTCGACAGTTCGCCGGTTCATCTGGCCTCCAGCCCTCGGTTTCCGAGGGAGGACACTGAAGGCGAGTCAGAGAGATCCCCGTCAGTCTCCGGCCCCGAGGCTCGCCGGgcggggcgcgcgcgggaggccCCGGAGGCCGctcgagacgaagaggagagccaggcggaggcagctggGGTCGAAAGCGCGGGAGGCAAGAGGTATTCAGGCTCGCGGTCTCGCcggctctccgcgctgcaAATGACCATGGTGCCTctccccgcgcggcgcgccacaGCTGACGATGAAGAGgccggcagaggaggcgatgcagcagcggcgggaggaggaggggcggcacaaactggaggcgcgccgagaggagCGAAAGTTCCCCGAAGGGTCCGCAGCTCCGAGTGCTCATCATGCGAAA GCATTCCGCAGTTTCGCAAGGACCTCATTTCCAACCTGCTTCCCCTGGATTTCATTGCCACGTCGCCTACGTTCACGCGCCGTGCCTCGCAAACCAACCCCGGCCCGGCCCCGGGGAGTGTGAatgcagctcgcgcggcgatctcgagcgcggcgacggctggGGGCAGCGATGCTGCTGTGCCACGGCCGACGGGCGACGTGCCTGTGACGCTGTTGGATCTCTCAGACATTCAACAGGCGTCCACAGGCGCCGACTACCTTGTGTCAGGCTCGCCTGAGAGCGCCAGAGAGCTGACGACGCTGTCTCGTCTggggcctccgccttcgtcttcaccagaggccgctgcggcggcggcggccgctcttgaggaaggccgcgagtTGCTGCCGGGAGAGGGCGCGACCCGGCGCCGATCACGGAacgcgtcctcttcggcgcagcgcgtctccttctcgcacCCGATGCTCCGCGGCGACCACCGGTCGTGCGCCTCCGTGCCGGAGATGGGCCTAGGTCAACCCCACGGGCCCCGGGGCGCGCGGGCCGGGCCCGGGGcgagcctctccctcgcccagATCAGCGCCCGGCACCCGCTGGTCGGCGGGGGGCTTAGGGCCAGCAGCATCTCGGGGGCGGCTGAGCCCGCTGGAGGCAATCTGAACCGGGCGGGCTCGACTGTTAGCGAAGTGCAGTACCAAATGACTTTCCTCACGCCTCACTCGACGACGCTCGCCTTCGAGGCCTTCAACTGGGCCGCCGGCACCGCGGACCCGCTCCTTCTCGTTCGGACCGACGGCaggccgcagggcgcggctgAGGGGGGAACTGGGGAGGTCGGTGGGGTCGCCGGCGGGCCCTCGGTGTTCGTCCCGTCTCTggcgcaccgccgccgctccactgcctcgtcttcggtCTCCGAGCATGTCCAGGCCGCCAGGCTCCCGGGCGGGGCGGGCTCTCTGAGGGAGAGACCTGCTGTGGGCCGGCCTacgacggaggcgcctggcgctgcgacgacgctggagtctgaggaggcgggggggggcgtccgcggcggccgaaccgaacgcagcagcagcagcgctgcgccAGTTGCGTCTCTTGtcggcagaaggcgaagaacggggagcgacgcagaggatcGCGCGCgtgaaggcgcagcggacCTCGAGGGGGCGAGCAGCCAGGCCGGAGGAGATGCAGATGACGGCGACTGGGTCGCGAGTACTAGAAGGCGAAGCACAAGCAGCAGCACCGGGCAGCGGAGACTTACCGCTCTCGCGACCGGAGGAGCTGCCCTG gagccTGAACCGCACGTCGAAGCGCTCAGTACTGCCCCGAGGACCTTTGGCGTTTGGCAATCGATTCAAATGCTTTTCGA GAGTCCGATCTACGTCTGTGTCACGGTCGCGCTCTGTGCGCTTTTCTTCGAAGTAACGGCGATACAATTCTGGTCGATTACGTACTTCCAACAGGAGCTCAAG gTGCCTGGAGCACAAGTTTTGCTGGCGTTCAATgtgacggcggcgacggcgcctaTCGTCGGCGTTCTGGCGGGAGGGTGGTTCATCGACTACCTCGGCGGATACAAGAATGAGAAAGGCATGCTGCGGACGCTGCTCATTCTCGGCTCCTGGGCGGTGATTTGCCTCATCTttggcctctgcgcctcgtggGTCGCGAACTTTGTCGCCATCATCTGCTTTATCTGGGGAattctcttcttcggcggagGCATCCTTCCGGCGGCAACGGGGATTGTGATTGCCTCCGTGCCTCTCGAAGtccgcgccttcggcagCGGCTTCTGCATGATGATCTACAACGTCTTCGGCTACGTTCTAGGCACCCTGGTCCCCGGCGCAATCATCCAGGCAGCTGGCCTCACTTGGGGCATGCGC GTTGTTTTCTTGTGGTCGATTTTCGGCGTTGGCGGTTTGCTGGCCGCATCCATTGTTgcgtggcgcctgcggaTCAAGCCTGCATATGTGTCGTATCGCGATGAAGCCCGCGTCAACAGTGAAGTCGAGATCCAGGAGGTCCGTCGAGAAGAGTGA
- a CDS encoding hypothetical protein (encoded by transcript BESB_013190), with the protein MKHSFPNEEGEHLFPNEEDRTDFIPVADLPCPPCRRCTGEEPGDFGGFCSCRCHEGRDQEVPLSLDPPVDSLNGGFSRSASEFAAAAAAAAACNVVVAQAAAAAHCGQREDGIETAITRTSSIEAHRVMPKSKVKFPDDRKSLLTTIPYCGPYVGLSLGLYALFLVICGVHPVCKILWWHLQRSEYIRGLFRDVLRTNALVAITSAAVPVSCGDDDQGVQFYAPKEPSCPSAHPLLLASFGDERYLPTLWRCWAQLLFCLFVHFWAARHHIFHLVRQRIYPYDREEEFKLGERFVHKAGQLTSALKPQPPLCGRYGFVNLKGRVRNILALINPTSGGRMAMTYYQKLILPITELCANLIIARLLYGVLSCWIARISAVSSTVREYCADGILTCIRLITCVFAPSGTATFVWAGYQGSANCARREEWRVSVRLYSPVVARLRLVLDPRGDGSYHSIVNLLVRASLEKRRDVLQEGDEEDLTQPAPEEGKSPASDDSLPSSTRRNVIRSPKCQRCKEKKCIFPVNMPITPVPLGTSNTWCSEFVFSHAGSIAAKCYAANARQLAAAAMEQVEKEKAKASRRSVRHPNPSCSADWLTPVQGAGDKMARQERDSLDAGHSKGASLSLSASSLDSSAYFARSTSTAESCETNTGGVCGTPLSAAGEFVDPVPQDASGNMSLYQVLPGICDSSRDPSVAARAAALAAFDVATLARNEASAAAAAAEKGTSLHGWDSYATTVAVEAEESAAVAQAACAAAERAAQAAEARADKVRQNPASSPSHHTESPAEKAMEEFREKSQHVLMTDTPALATPAAQMVASMAALSRHDSADLLECSRLLAPAPTPELKGVRLAKHHLRVAKMMDELAEKMGPGKDSNMMQMGRERLLHFWMRRIHECRTTRINALLVEAGGERHLCCNSLEFGFIGTAQVHSEDMRWTGHMRYTLAFLYQLLMRRTFPAYITATLPNGEVIHRIGNYMVVALDVIQHWTDDRPIARQAQMDGPCAWLLLMDGSISRARLWAYMRDLRRLSMAEEKGLEMLPVKRVHIKLTEPGIYGLDGEVYRHGGELTFTLLPGPIRVCVSEFDQLIAHPVAGHRWMKHILQDLD; encoded by the exons ATGAAGCACTCATTTCCAAATGAGGAGGGGGAGCACTTGTTTCCAAATGAGGAGGATAGGACTGATTTCATCCCCGTCGCAGATCTCCCTTGTCCTCCCTGCCGCCGGTGTACGGGAGAGGAACCTGGAGATTTCGGGGGATTTTGTTCCTGTCGGTGTCACGAAGGACGAGATCAAGAGGTTCCCCTCTCCTTGGATCCAC CCGTTGACTCTCTGAATGGGGGGTTCTCCCGCTCTGCGTCGGAGtttgcggctgcagcggctgctgctgcagcatgTAATGTCGTGGTCGCtcaggccgctgcagcggcgcattGTGGCCAGAGGGAGGACGGAATAGAAACGGCAATAACGCGTACCAGCAGCATCGAGGCACACCGAGTTATGCCGAAATCGAAAGTCAAGTTTCCGGATGATCGGAAGTCTTTGCTCACAACTATACCATACTGTGGTCCGTATGTCGGTTTGTCACTAGGACTGTATGCGTTGTTTCTTGTTATATGCGGCGTGCACCCTGTGTGTAAGATCTTGTGGTGGCACCTGCAAAGAAGTGAATACATCAGGGGCTTGTTTAGAGATGTGCTGCGTACCAACGCGCTTGTAGCAATAACGTCGGCGGCCGTGCCTGTTTCATGTGGCGACGATGACCAGGGAGTTCAGTTCTATGCACCAAAAGAACCGAGTTGCCCGTCGGCGCATCCACTATTGTTGGCGTCGTTTGGCGACGAGAGGTATTTGCCGACCCTCTGGCGTTGCTGGGCGCAGCTGTTGTTCTGTTTGTTTGTTCATTTCTGGGCTGCTCGACATCATATATTTCATCTGGTGAGGCAGAGAATTTATCCGTACGATAGGGAAGAGGAATTTAAGTTGGGTGAACGGTTTGTTCACAAAGCGGGGCAGCTCACGTCTGCTCTAaagccgcagcctccgctcTGCGGTCGCTATGGGTTCGTAAACTTGAAGGGACGCGTCCGCAACATTTTGGCGCTCATTAACCCGACTAGTGGTGGACGAATGGCGATGACGTACTACCAGAAACTCATTCTACCG atAACGGAGCTGTGCGCTAACCTTATTATTGCGAGATTACTGTACGGCGTGCTCTCATGCTGGATTGCGCGTATTAGTGCGGTATCTTCTACTGTGCGTGAATACTGCGCTGACGGAATTTTGACTTGCATCCGGCTTATTACCTGTGTGTTTGCGCCTTCAGGAACTGCTACTTTTGTTTGGGCAGGATACCAAGGTTCTGCCAATTGTGCTCGACGAGAAGAATGGAGAGTTAGTGTGCGCCTTTATTCACCGGTGGTCGCACGTCTTCGACTTGTGCTTGATCCTCGGGGGGATGGTTCTTACCACTCGATCGTCAACCTGCTTGTTCGGGCTAGCttggagaagaggcgagatgTGCTGCAGGAGGGTGACGAAGAGGATTTAACACAACCCGCTCCCGAGGAGGGAAAATCCCCGGCATCCGATGACTCTCTCCCTTCGAGCACAAGGCGAAACGTAATCCGCTCCCCCAAGTGCCAACGATGCAAGGAGAAGAAATGCATTTTCCCCGTGAATATGCCCATCACTCCAGTCCCCCTGGGTACAAGCAACACGTGGTGCAGTGAGTTCGTCTTCAGTCACGCGGGTTCCATCGCGGCAAAGTGCTACGCTGCCAATGCCCGACAGCTTGCAGCCGCAGCTATGGAGCAAGTagaaaaagaaaaggcaAAGGCTTCAAGGAGGTCAGTCCGCCACCCCAATCCGTCATGTTCCGCAGACTGGCTGACGCCTGTgcaaggcgcaggcgatAAAATGGCCCGACAAGAGCGGGACAGTTTGGACGCAGGGCATAGCAAGGGAGCTAGTTTGTCGCTCAGTGCGTCTTCTTTGGACTCGTCCGCATACTTTGCGCGGAGTACCTCCACAGCAGAGAGCTGTGAAACGAACACCGGCGGGGTCTGCGGCACTCCACTGTCAGCTGCAGGAGAGTTTGTGGACCCGGTTCCTCAGGATGCGTCTGGGAATATGTCCCTGTACCAGGTCTTGCCCGGCATATGTGACTCATCACGTGATCCTTCCGTAGCAGCACGGGCGGCCGCTTTGGCAGCGTTTGACGTCGCCACTCTCGCCAGAAACGAGGcatccgcagctgccgctgctgcggagaaGGGAACGTCGCTCCATGGATGGGACTCCTATGCGACCACGGTTGCTGTTGAGGCGGAAGAGTCTGCGGCAGTGGCACAGGCAGcttgcgccgctgcagaaagAGCCGCACAAGCTGCGGAAGCACGAGCAGACAAGGTACGGCAGAACccagcttcttcgccgtcacACCACACCGAGTCCCCCGCAGAAAAAGCAATGGAGGAGTTCCGCGAAAAAAGCCAACATGTCTTGATGACAGACACGCCTGCTCTTGCGACCCCTGCCGCGCAGATGGTCGCGAGCATGGCCGCGCTTTCCAGGCACGACTCTGCAGACCTTTTAGAGTGCTCGCGCCTTTTGGCCCCTGCGCCCACACCCGAACTGAAAGGTGTCAGACTCGCGAAACACCACCTCCGAGTCGCCAAAATGATGGACGAGCTCGCTGAGAAAATGGGGCCCGGGAAGGATAGCAATATGATGCAAATGGGGAGGGAGAGACTTCTACACTTTTGGATGAGG AGAATCCACGAATGCCGTACGACGAGGATCAATGCGTTACTGGTTGAAGCAGGTGGAGAGCGGCACTTATGCTGCAATTCGCTAGAGTTCG GATTCATCGGGACTGCGCAAGTGCATAGCGAAGACATGCGCTGGACGGGGCACATGAGATATACGTTAGCCTTTCTGTACCAGCTCCTTATGCGCCGAACATTCCCGGCCTACATTACAGCGACTCTGCCTAATGGAGAGGTGATACATCGAATTG GTAACTACATGGTCGTCGCGCTCGACGTCATTCAACACTGGACGGATGACCGCCCAATCGCACGACAAGCCCAAATGGATGGACCCTGCGCTTGGCTGCTTCTCATGGACGGAT CAATCAGCCGAGCAAGACTGTGGGCTTATATGAGAGATCTGAGAAGGCTGAGCATGGCGGAGGAGAAAGGACTTGAGATGTTGCCGGTAAAACGCGTACACATCAAGCTCACTGAGCCAG GCATCTATGGGCTAGACGGCGAAGTCTACCGGCATGGCGGAGAGTTGACATTTACATTGCTGCCTGGGCCCatccgcgtgtgtgtgtcagAGTTCGACCAGCTTATTGCCCATCCAGTAGCTGGGCATAGGTGGATGAAGCACATTTTACAGGATCTCGACTAG
- a CDS encoding importin-beta N-terminal domain-containing protein (encoded by transcript BESB_013180), which yields MSAAASGMPGGPPGAGVADGAHLAAANLPLASLLEETLAANPAAIRCAEEQLQMRSASESFAKDLLLLLVGADVSPAAKQAGAIYFKNFIRRLWDVDPQQGGISEANRALVKEHLLCLLLAPTTAKRVQMQLADALARIAETDLPLDWPALLPELSQKHLVPTAASLQQSPPPADQKALLQQQIAALEILHAVLKKYRSALRSDEVLLELQQILPPTQEPLLHVFGTALKLLEVAVAESGAGDQGKSAMNGSKAVTNCAELLQVLLLAAKVFFSLNTVDLPEFFEDHMREFIGGFVALLRLDLTPQQVDPTQDSDDGVPGVLEKVATQVCANLKLYADKYQEEFQPYVTPCTHAVWEKMQKISSKQRYDFLAAAAMDFLSSAASTAWQPPEGAPEGTSGDPFADANLLKEICEKIIVPNVQLSDGDVELIEDAPLEFTRRDLEGGEHHATRRSSALELVKSLSKLHDEAVTNLVLQVVNVLSAQAASVGGGETVPGERLIDASTFLVMAVGVRGTTRFRGVQAVNSRVDVENFFKASLLGELKKPDVNRHVIVRVAAIKVVAAFRNLFDAQLLHGVLPLLVSHLSSSQVVVHTYAAYALERLLSTKQHGQPKIDKATAAPLLKQAIEILLRLLETTRARASTDGRFENEFIMKCLLRIFIFLKEDSTGAAMPALSVVLECIKTVAAKPSNPSFSHYLFESLATLVKILSASAEHRTQMEAQVVPVLSVLIQQTLHDFIPYCFQILGLLLETAEERYAATSQLYVELYRHLLQPGVWAASQGNVPALIRLLSSYCRRHALFTDLIKDNMQTLLERFQYCLYHKKLMTASFDLLNVIFKLLPFAFYAQFFNMLLTVLLKRVHELNKRPSVCRDVCLSLMLFQCKCEDPSTLVNALEAIQSGLSQQVLSFIVLPAVAASSASPLRVKKVLILGLARMATCPAVTANKPVLGGTLEALALLISKKEEEERSVQRTQATAKEVALEEEDDSPGIGGAGTVAEFDVSYARLAAADVSQSKDLVEDVTDIQGSVQRCLAPLRGEIEELAHRGANIRPLLAFVHL from the exons ATgagcgctgcagcctcaGGCATGCCTGGTGGTCCCCCCGGCGCGGgggtcgcggacggcgcccacctggcggccgcgaacctgccgctcgcgagcCTCTTGGAGGAGACACTAGCAGCCAATCCAGCGGCGAtccgctgcgccgaggagcaactgcagatgcgcagcgcgagcgagtcCTTCGCCAAAgacctccttcttcttcttgtcgGTGCGGACGTTTCCCCAGCCGCAAAGCAGGCCG GGGCCATTTACTTCAAGAACTTCATTCGTCGGCTGTGGGACGTGGATCCGCAGCAGGGCGGCATCAGCGAGGCCAATCGCGCGCTGGTCAAGGAGCATCTGTTGTGTCTGTTGctcgcgccgacgacggcgaagcgtgTTCAGATGCAGCTGGCGGATGCGCTGGCGCGGATCGCGGAGACCGACTTGCCGCTGGACTggccggcgctgctgcctgagCTGAGCCAGAAGCACCTTGTCCCCacagcggcgtcgctgcagcagagtccgccgcccgcggaccAGAAGGcgttgctgcagcagcagatcGCCGCGCTGGAGATCCTGCATGCAGTCCTGAAGAAGTACCGCTCGGCGCTCCGCTCCGACGAGGTGCTTCTCGAACTTCAACAGATCCTGCCGCCCACGCAGGAGCCGCTGCTCCATGTCTTTGGCACCGCGCTGAAGCTGCTGGAAGTCGCTgtggcggagagcggcgcgggcgaccagGGGAAGAGCGCGATGAACGGCAGCAAAGCCGTCACGAACTGCGCAGAGCTGCTCCAAGTacttctcctcgccgccaaggtcttcttctccctcaaCACCGTCGACTTGCCTGAGTTCTTCGAAGACCACATGCGCGAGTTCATCGGCGGattcgtcgccctcctcagaCTCGACCTCACGCCGCAGCAGGTCGACCCCACGCAGGACTCCGACGACGGTGTCCCCG GCGTCTTGGAGAAGGTGGCGACGCAAGTCTGCGCAAATCTCAAGCTGTACGCTGACAAATACCAAGAAGAGTTTCAGCCCTACGTCACGccatgcacgcatgcag TGTGGGAGAAGATGCAGAAGATTTCCTCCAAACAGCGCTACgacttcctcgccgccgcggcgatgGACTTCCtcagcagcgcggcctcaACTGCGTGGCAGCCGCCCGAGGGCGCGCCAGAGGGGACCTCCGGAGACCCCTTCGCAGACGCCAACCTGCTGAAGGAAATCTGCGAAAAAATCATCGTCCCCAATGTGCAATTAAGTGACGGCG ACGTCGAATTGATTGAAGACGCGCCCCTGGAGTTCACTCGGCGCGACCTGGAGGGCGGGGAGCACCatgcgacgcggcggagctccgcgCTGGAGCTTGTCAAGAGTCTTTCGAAGTTGCACGACGAGGCAGTCACGAACTTGGTTCTGCAAGTCGTCAACGTGTTGTCTGCCCAAGCGGCGAGCGTCGGAGGCGGGGAAACCGTCCCCGGCGAGCGGCTCATCGACGCCAGCACGTTTCTGGTGATGGCCGTTGGCGTGCGCGGCACcacgcgcttccgcggcgtccaGGCCGTCAACTCCCGCGTCGACGTGGAGAACTTCTTCAAGGCTTCGCTCCTCGGAGAGCTGAAGAAACCCGACGTGAACCGACACGTGAtcgttcgcgtcgccgccatcAAAGTTGTCGCCGCCTTCAGAAACCTGTTTGACGCCCA GCTGCTTCACGGCGTGCTGCCTCTTCTGGTGTCACATTTGTCGTCGTCTCAAGTTGTGGTGCATACCTACGCGGCGTacgcgctggagcgcctccTGAGCACGAAGCAGCACGGCCAGCCGAAAATTGacaaggcgacggcggcgccccttCTGAAGCAG GCAATTGAaattcttcttcgtctgctcgagacgacgcgcgcgcgggcttcTACGGACGGTCGGTTCGAGAACGAGTTCATCATGAAGTGTCTGCTGAGAATTTTCATCTTCCTCAAGGAAGACTCGACAGGGGCCGCGATGCCTGCGCTGTCTGTGGTTCTCGAGTGCATCAAGACGGTGGCGGCAAAGCCCTCAAATCCGTCCTTCTCGCACTACCTTTTCGAGTCCCTCGCCACTCTGGTGAAGATCCTCAGCGCTTCCGCGGAGCACCGCACGCAGATGGAGGCGCAGGTCGTCCCCGTCCTCAGCGTTCTCATTCAGCAAACTCTGCATGATTTCATTCCCTACTGCTTCCAG ATCTTAGGGCTCCTTCTGGAGACAGCGGAAGAACGATATGCAGCGACGTCGCAGCTGTACGTGGAGCTGTACCGACATCTCCTTCAGCCAGGTGTCTGGGCAGCTTCGCAGGGCAACGTGCCGGCACTCATTCGCCTGCTGTCTTCCTATTGCCGGCGGCACGCACTCTTCACGGATCTCATCAAGGACAACATGCAGACGCTTCTGGAGAGGTTCCAGTACTGCCTGTACCACAAAAAACTCATGACTGCTTCGTTCGACTTGCTCAACGTCATCTTCAAGTTGCTGCCTTTCGCGTTCTACGCGCAGTTTTTCAACATGCTTCTCACCGTTCTCCTTAAGCGCGTCCACGAGCTCAACAAGAGGCCTTCCGTCTGCCGAgacgtctgcctctccctcaTGCTCTTCCAG TGCAAATGCGAAGATCCCTCGACTCTGGTCAACGCGCTTGAGGCTATCCAGTCGGGCCTGTCGCAGCAGGTCCTTTCGTTCATCGTCCTGCCGGCTGTCGCCGCTTCCTCagcttctcctctccgcgtgaAGAAAGTCCTGATTCTtggcctcgcgcgcatggCGACTTGCCCCGCCGTAACTGCGAACAAGCCGGTGCTGGGTGGGAcgctcgaggcgctcgcgctgctcatttccaagaaagaagaggaggaacgaA GCGTGCAGCGCACCCAGGCAACGGCGAAGGAGGTGGCcctggaggaagaagat GATAGCCCTGGCATCGGAGGCGCAGGAACCGTGGCAGAGTTCGACGTGAGTTATGCCCGGCTGGCTGCTGCGGATGTCTCTCAGTCGAAGGACTTG GTTGAGGACGTTACCGATATCCAAGGAAGCGTGCAGCGGTGTCTGGCGCCTTTGAGAGGGGAGATTGAAGAACTCGCTCACCGCGGCGCCAACATAAGACCGCTGCTGGCATTTGTGCATCTTTAG